One Glycine max cultivar Williams 82 chromosome 8, Glycine_max_v4.0, whole genome shotgun sequence genomic window, TCCATTTTGCAATTAGATTGCGGTCAGCATATCCTTGATCTAAACAGAATTCATACAGTTCTTTAGAAATTTCCTTCCTCCGATGGTATAGATCAAATATGTAGCGGCTCTTCTGGTGTGCAATCTTAAATATAGGCCATAAGGTCTCACATTTTCTTTTGCCATCATGCGGATCATTCTCAGCTGCCACATAAAGGATATAAAACTATTCATTTCATTGATTTCAGAAAGAACATAATAAAACCTACTAAGAACATGATGTAAATTTCCAACCTTCCCTCATCTTTGCTTGAAGTTCACGGAGTGTAGGCTCAATTAATTCCCAGCCCTCTGGGTATTTAACACGATTTGTCTTTACTTTTGGCATTTTTGTATCTGTTCAAGGAAAACATGGCATCAAAGAGTCAATTTCCATACATTCTCCCAAGCAATATAAATGGTACATATTATTTGGTACAAGTTATGAAGTAAGCATAGTTATCAATCTCAGGCAGCAATCCATAGTGGCCTACCCCAAAAATGCTATGGCAGTATAGTTCATAGCGAGATTGGCACTATGATAAATACTCAACATTCATGACATGTTCATCAATAATAAAAGGTCATAGATTTTAAGCAAAACATAAAATACAAGTAAATAACAATACAAgtcaagaaaacaaacaaaattcaaaggcacgttcatatttcaaatttcagATACAAAGCATCTTAAACATTCAATAAACAGTGAGGGTGGGTGTTGCACAGAGAAAAGAACAGAGGTTCAGAGTTCAAAGGAGAAAAATATGGAAGGTGAGTGTTGCCAGAAATACTGCCGGATATGCACGGAAGTTAGTCAAATAGTGAGTGTCACACAGTAGACAAAAGCGAGAGAAACTAGATCCAATTAGGGAttttcaaattcttaaaaaGGGGAGGAATATCTCAACTGTGCACTAAGACCACACACCCAACCCAAAAACCATGCTGTTTTGAGGGGGAAAATGGGTTTTCAAAGAAGCCTCAATCTAGCGCCACTTATCACCGATAGAGCCACTATTATGGCCGTGATTGCAGCCACTACACCGTTATTCAAAACTTTACAGTGGCCGCTTTGCGCTGCTAAAGTGCGCTATTGATGCAGATCTTTGATCACTGAGCAGAACAGAACACACTACGGCTTGACTTGGTTGaaatttcacataaaaaaatgttaaactaaTTTTGAAGAAAACCCTAAGCCACAGCATTCAGccatataaataacattacgAGGCTAGGGCACGAAGCCATGAATGAGGGGAAGAGAAAGTCT contains:
- the LOC100305597 gene encoding protein BUD31 homolog 2-like isoform X1, which produces MPKVKTNRVKYPEGWELIEPTLRELQAKMREAENDPHDGKRKCETLWPIFKIAHQKSRYIFDLYHRRKEISKELYEFCLDQGYADRNLIAKWKKPGYERLCCLRCMQPRDHNFATTCVCRVPKQLREEKVIECVHCGCKGCASGD